A stretch of DNA from Glycine max cultivar Williams 82 chromosome 18, Glycine_max_v4.0, whole genome shotgun sequence:
CAGAACTTGAATTAAAAACTTGAAGGTTCATAGCTAAATTGTACCCTCTCTAATTGTTAAACTACCCCTATATGTTCttcgtattttttttattatccaaaataaattgCTAAGCATATCCAATTGCAGAGTGGGAAGATTATTTTTCACAACAAATTATTCAAATGGCTCCCACCATTATGGGCATTATTTCTCGATATAGTAGTTACACACGCCACCACTAGTTGTAATATTCACGATTAAAGAGCATGAAGTAAAACATACACGATGAGCATATATGGACTTCCTTATGGtgaatgggtgaagcagaggaaaaaaaaagaaaagaaaagatatttaagtaaaattattagcaaaaaaaggaaaagtatatttagtaataaaaaaaaggtatgtttagCAATTGcaaaacttgaatttgaatttaagatcTTTAAAATAcacgatttttattttttatgaatacaaaattaatcttaaattttcaaaatataaaaatagtggGCCATTTAACTTGTAGTCTGTATAGGTCTAAACTGAgctcaaggaaaaaaaaaaggaaacgaaGTATATTTAGTAATAAATAGGTTATGTCTAGCAATGGTAAAACTTGAATCTGAATTTAAGGTCTTAAAATggcaagatttttctttttttatgaataaaaaattaattttaaatatttgaaatgtaaaaatagTGGCCCATTTAACTTGTGGTCTGGACTAAATTGAGCTCAAGGCtgtaaactcttttttattgtattgataaagaacaaaaagatatatatatatatatatatatatattatgtaaatgataaatgatacttcctcttttttcttttataagaaaaaaataataatttcacacttattaaacaatttttttaaccatgACATATGTAACTCCCTCCAAAAACAGTAACTAATCTTCGTTGAAGATCGTAAGTTAGTTTCTTTAAATtgtgtcatttttaattttaaaaaaaatcttttttttaaattattctttattgaaacttgatattaaacataaaatccctattaaatgaaagatattttaaacataatcttattaaataagacaaaagtagttttatttatatttaagaacaaaaaaaagttattttttttactataaacgAGAACGGAAAGAGTAACATAtggttaaattaaatgaaaaaatattatacatctttatgaaatttgttaaaattatattatttgctAAACGTGATAAATGTaagattttaatgaaattacgtatctattttttttatttatatatatatatatatatatatatatatatatatatatatatatatatttatatatatatatatatatatatatatatatatatatatatatatatatatatatatatatatatatatatatatatatatatatattaaaatacttgTATAGAAGCAAGTCTTATCTATTATTTTGCACGAAAGGATTCACTCaataaaagaacattattaggAGACTTGTGCCTGTCACGCCTTCCTTGAAGTGGGTTTTGATCATACTCCAAAAGCATGAAAGACAGTAGAGCAATTTGCTTTGTTAGAGAGATCATGCACGCATTGTGGGAAATGAAATTAGTTTCGGATAGCAGCCACAAATTTGGCAAACTAATCATGTTGGAAGCCGTTCCTATCGAGTTATTTCTTCCTGATTCCCGGTCGTTGTAGTGGAAATGCGTCTTTTTCTGCATGATGCTGATTCACCTTTGCAACACTACGTAATTACCCCTTGTTTACCCTTGACTTAGTTTAAACAATCTCATATTGCAAAATTGTTCCATTTTAATCAGaagaattagttaaaattttacatatataattacatttaatagtccaaagaaacattttaaatagtccaaaaaaaaaatacccactTGGTTAACTGTTTTTCATGATAATGTTTTAGTACACAGGATCCTTCACGGTCCCTAGCATCGCAAATATGAAAGTGTTATTTGACATTACGCAATAGCTGCCTTTTTGAAATTTCGACATCGTagcccttttattttcttaaatacattttttgtaAGAATAATAATGTCATCAGCCGAAACAAGAAAAGAGTGTTATTCAGGTATCCTAACCAGGAATAATGAATCACGTAACCATGCCCCCATTACCAacaatgatttttattatatctttGTGGAAATCGGCATCGAGACCTGTCTCTTTCTTGAGATGACCTGCATGAAAAAACTTGCCACTCCcacaaagaaagggaaacataatataataatattgtagCCTTTTGGTCCAAGATATGTGATTGAGACTCACCACCGAAAGACAAGAATCTTGATCACAAGTGAGACTGAAACATTAGGCTTAAACAACTGTTGAAGACATTtcatttcaaaaaaacaaaatgccaTTAAGTCAGTAGGAGTTTGGGATGAAGAAGTTTACAATTTTTTCTTCTGATTACAAATATCTGTATTTCTACTATGTGTTTAACAGCCACCTTAACCCTTCCTACAAGCTCTACAGCACAAGTGATTCAATTCAACTAAATGATTGATTGGTAGAGTAAAATGGAAATTtcctttaaactaaaaaatgaaaaggaaatatTGGGGATCCTATATTATAGTAACCTATTGTATAAATCACATCTACAATCACTATCTTTGCCATCTGCTGTAACATAAAATAGCAACAGATGCACCTAAAATCTAGCTGGCAGTTTTCCAAGTATAGTCTCAATGGTTTCCTATCAACTCTAGAAGCTGGGAAGCTTTCCGCTTGGCCCTTCTGAACCATTTCCTGCCAGGTCCAAGAGAGGATTGACCAACCCAAGTGAACTGACAATGGACAAATAAAAAGGGTCTCCATTACATAGGAGAAGCAACACTGAAGTTGCATTCTCTTTGTTCCCAGGAGATCTGTTACTGACTAATTCCACCAAAGTGGATACAACATTCATAGATCCAATTGCTGCTTGTCCATCAGAATGGTTAGCCACTACAGCCATTATTGTCATTGCCTCATCCCTCATATCCCCATCAGGTTCTGTTAGCATTTCTATCAACTTAGGGACAATACCAGCCCTAATTGCTCGTCCTTTGTTCCCTTGGGATAAACACAGATTGAATAGTGCTTTTGCGGCATCCACCTTCCCTCTTTGACTTCCCTCACAAAATAGAGTAACTAATGCTGGGATTGCTCCAGACGCACCAATTGCCACTCTGTTCTCATCCACCCCAGAGAGGCTGAAAAAGGTGGCTGCTGCATTTTCCTGAGCTTCCATACTACCATTTTCTAGCACATGAAGGATGCCTGGCACAGCCTCTGAAGCCATGATGCGCTCTTTATTATCCACATTGATAGACAAGTTCAGGAGAGCAGTAACTACATGCTCTTGGGTGCCAGCATCAGGTGCATAGAGGAGATCAACAAGGTGGGGTATAGCACCCGCTTCAGCAATCAGCATTCGATTTTGACTATTTTGCTTGGCAAGAAGTCAGAGCTCCCCTGCATTAAAATGAGGATAAAGGCAATGTATATAATCCAAAGGAAATACAAGGCTGGTGATTTGAGAGATCCCTAAACAAGCATTGTTCTCAAACTAAAAAGATGTCAACAAGCAAAGTGAAATTTCTTTGAAAACAGAGAAACATTTGAACCTGTCTCTGCATTAAACCCACAATGGAGTTCACCAGGCCACCAGTTGTAGGTGCCATCATACTTGGAACTATGGAGAAAAGCTTAGCAATTTTGAGAATGGTACAATCTAACATTAAATCATGCTTATGaacaaaagcagaaaataaattgtttttaaataaaataatcccTGCATGCAcacacaagaaaaaaagaaaagaaaacattgtCCTTTGTAGTTTGTAGAAGTGTTAAAACCACAGGAAAAATAAGGAAGCTAGGACTAAGAAAACAAAAGCCAAAGTTTTGTATTATAGCCCAGTATTTCTTTATCCTTCATTTACCTTTTGTCATTTTAGTAGAACTTTTGAAATATGAGGATTATTTTTAATACTACACTTTACAGCAGCAGTAATTTCACAGTACCAAAGTTTTGTCCAGTGCTCAGAGGATTACTGAACACAGGAAAGCATGAGCCTTTAAGATCAAATCAGCTTAATGTTTTGGCTTAGATTTGAGCGAGGGGTGATTGTAATATTGCAAAGACcataaaaaacttcgtaccccattgcccagaggctcttcgctatgcgaaggtatgggggagggatgttgtacgcagtcttacccttgcatatgcaaagaggctgtttccggattcgaacccatgaccaacaagtcaccaaggcacaactttaccgctgcaccagggctcgccctcaatATTGCAAAGACCATAccaatcataattattttatggtAACAATAAGTATTAGTATAGTCAAAATCCtaaaagaaatatgatttaTGACTTATTCAGTTATTTCTACTTAAGGCAGAACAAAATATAGGTCTGTTTAAGACATAGTAATACTTTCTTTCCCAGAGAAGGAATAGCAGCATAATGCAATcctattgattatttatttcaaactcTTATCCTGCATGCAAATCCTATTAGTCTAGCTTTGATGTCATggtttattttcttcatcttatcTTCTGCTTCACATTTTCATCAAATTTCATTGGTTTGCATCATCAAAAAACTGTCCCCTCAAATCTTTAGTTGACTTGACCCTGATTTTCCCTAAACCCACCAatctaaaaaagtaaaaattactaATGTCATAAGTTCTGTTCCCAGAACCCAAACAGCTAGCAATCCTACCCATTAAACCACATTATTACCACAATAATCAATATATTGTTTGCAAATGCCTCCTGCTGTTAAGGCTTTTAATAACTACAAACAATAACCCTTCATCCTTCCATATACCTATTTCTACCACTAATTAACCAAACAAAATTTGATGGGCATCACCAACAATTCTAAACTGTCTTCcacaatattgttttttttgtgtatgtgtgtgtgtgtgttagagagagagagagaaagacagAGGAAGTGAAGAAATGTGTTCGATTTTGATACAATGCTCACCTACTGCACATCGAAGTTCCTCGATATCATTGGAAGAAAGTTTGCTCACTAAGATATCAAGATCTATGAATTCAGAAGAGCCATCTGATGTTGTCTTACAGAGCCATAAATTTCCTGACCTTTTAGGCGGTTCCACTCCATTTGCCTCACACCAACTTGATATCAGGCCATATAAAGCATGGTTGGGTATGAGGATGGAGGTGGAAAGAATCTGTTGAGTCATGGGACATGTTCTATGCCCTGCTTCAAGCCATTTCTTTATGCAAGATCGATCATATGTCTGCAAAAAGAGTCAATATAACAGAATTACAAGTTTCTAAATGTGAATGAATTCTAAATAATATCTTACTAGTCCATATTCTCTATACTAGTATACTTCTAGTTTTTAAAGAGTATTGCTATTAACTTACCCAAGACCAAGACTAGGGGTGGAgccttttctttaattttttaaaagcccACTATttcttatatagttttttttttctttatgcatCCGAAACCCCCAGTCAAAACCATGATCATATTAATGGCTAGCTCTGCCACTGACCAAACTTACCACCATCACCACCCCAAAAGTCACACTCTTCTCAGCCATTGGATCCTGTACCATATATGATGTGAAAATACTCAAAAAGATCCAATGGCCTGCAGGAGGATGGGAAATGAGTTTAAAGCTTGACTAGCATTACTTTCTCAAGAATCCAACATTATATAGCATGTAACAACTCCATGAAGTTTAAACTTAACAATGGTAGATAACTGTATAATACTGCAGAGAAcacaaacttatttatttattcttctcATCAAAATTTTGAATGCAGTGTTTACACCTGTGAACAGCATTGAATTCATAGAGCTCACACTAAACCGGGGGGACAGGGGGCACTGGGGAAGAAATCATTTTTCAGCAGGACTCAAAATATTTTGTacataaatatcaaatatattacCAAGTAAATAATATAGCAATAAATGAATAAAGCCAAGAACTAAACAACTTTGTATGACTGTATGAAGGCTCCTTttcaacaattataaaataCAAGGTTAGTAGTAGATAACCCTCAAATATAGGtgaacaatttttctttttttttttctttgcagtTCATTTCATTCACAGTTCTTAGAGTACATTATTCCTTGACCTAAAGTGCTTGAATTTCCCATCACTTTTTTTCCATGAGCTATGTTCTCCACTGCCCTTCTATTTTGTACAGAGCATCATTCTTGGTTACTGATTACAACAATGACAAAAGCCTTATTCCACTAGGTGAGGTCTGTTACATGGATTATATGACATTATTCAACTCAGTTAAAGACCAAATCTTTAGATATTATTTACCATGAGATCCCTCCTAACAACTTCCTCCAATGTCTTTCATGGTCTCTTTCCCCCTTTTTCACACAGGACTAAAAACCATGTAATATTCTTAGTTACTAAAGCTATGTTTGCATATGCATTTCGCTCAACGCAACTGGCGTTAAGAAAAAGCTTCCCTCACATTGCTTTTGGTTTTGTGCATTGGAACACGTGTTTTTTTCCGTTGAACGTGGTTTCAACGCTTAACCAAACACACACTATCTGTTTTACAAAAGTCTAATAATAAGGATCACATCATtgaataatgatataaaaaagaacaaaaccaaaaagTGTTCATAGGTTACCATGTAGGGAAACTCAACTAACAACTATAAATCATATGATAAATGAATGTGAAGGAGACATTAAAGGAGCAACTTTGGTTTCTATTTTTGCATAATAACTTCTAAACTCTTATCATACATAAagacaattaaaaaaagtgatatACAAACCTGCCCTGTGCAAATGATAACAGGATCTTTCATTAGCTCTAGAGATATTGGGCAGCGAAACTCATCAGGTATAACCAGTGATTGTGGGCATAGTTTTAGATATGGCTCATCAGTATGATGAGAGAAATCCTCACTTGGTGACACAATATTGTTTCCAGATTCCATCACCAAGaaatcttgaatttttttcagcACTACTAATGACATATCATGTATGTTTTTCTGAGAATAGCCACCCTTGTCTACAACCATCTTTTGCAGAGCAAGTGACTCTTGCTTGATGTCATCCACATTGAGAAATTGTAGCTTTTCACAGATTACACGTAGTTCAGCAGTTTCAGTATTCACATCATAGCTCTGGTTGTAAACAAACAACAGATGCTCGTAAAGCTGAAAACCAGGCGGATCAAACTGCGCTTTGGCTCTTCTAAACTGAGTGATCACAAGTGCAACCTGAAATGACAACAGGAGCAGAAAAATAAGAccttaaaattaaaacagaacGAAAAGACATAGTCACAGACAAATGAGAAATTAATGAACTCACTACAAGTAAAGACCAATACACCGAGGAAAACGACATTTCTTAGAGGATGTTTGGAAGATTTATTACAAAGCTTATTTGGGCTTATCTTATCATATAAACACTTAACAAGTATTTAATTAGGTTTATTGAAGTAGCTTATGACTTTTCTGTTAGCTCTTTTTAGCTTATTCCAATAAATTCTTTAGTGAAGCTTATCAAAACAAGCTACAAGTTCTAATGTGATAAGTTCTTATTGAGTGAATGCATGTATGATTCTGCGACAGATTCAATGGGATCCACAATCCACATCCATGTATTTTGGTGCTTCAACATGGTGAAAAGGCAGTGACCTGCATTGATGATTTCATTCCAAACACACAAAAAACACTTAAGCAAGTGCATATTGAAAACGATTGTTTCTGAGCAAATAATAGCTCATTTTTATAAGTTCTCCCTAAGCTgataaaaataagcaaaaaaaaacaaaaagttgaaCTAAATGCGCTAAGTTAGCGCGTTTGGTCCCAAACATGACCACATTCTTAGCAATTAGCAATTCTTCATAGCATAAGAAAAACCGTATCAACAAGCTTATTTCTGAACATTTAGAATGTACTCAATCTCCTTCACAAAATTACAAACAATTAACATTCTCATTGCTGTAGAAGTATCAAGTTCTCAATCCAAAAACATGTCCTTCACAGACATTATTCACCTGCTCCTTAATTTCTTCAGAAACATCAAGCTCGCCAAAGGAGATCATGCTTAATGCATGTTCAAACCGAACAGCAACATCAGTGAATCCGAACATAACTTGCTCTCTATCCAGTATCTGCAATTGCAAGCAACATCCACAGaaccaaacacaaaattaaatccaaatttacaacattacaaaaacaaacataaacgaGCAAAAGGAGTGCCAGTAACACACTTTCTAACACATTCTCTaatattggttaatttttttttttaactacaaaattacaAGTGAGACAATGAGACTCGTTAAATAAGAGGTAGAGTCCACGAAATTTTGTAAGATACACACTCCTTCAAACagaaaactataaaatcaagataaactctttaaataaataatgagacCAACAAAAATTgtgtagttttcaataaatttcagctaatatttgataatttacaaacaaaaagaaagatgtGTCAGAATGTGTGTTGCTAACATTTCTTATTTAGTAATTTCTCATCAA
This window harbors:
- the LOC100817998 gene encoding U-box domain-containing protein 13, whose product is MLIAEAGAIPHLVDLLYAPDAGTQEHVVTALLNLSINVDNKERIMASEAVPGILHVLENGSMEAQENAAATFFSLSGVDENRVAIGASGAIPALVTLFCEGSQRGKVDAAKALFNLCLSQGNKGRAIRAGIVPKLIEMLTEPDGDMRDEAMTIMAVVANHSDGQAAIGSMNVVSTLVELVSNRSPGNKENATSVLLLLCNGDPFYLSIVSSLGLVNPLLDLAGNGSEGPSGKLPSF
- the LOC121172605 gene encoding U-box domain-containing protein 13 isoform X4, translating into MAEPEAESFRMLRNLTRIVIQISTLSSAASFVPILKPQCCDLARRIRFLAALFQELHDDIVSSRAVHFLALEDALFKAMELLRFATRASQILDREQVMFGFTDVAVRFEHALSMISFGELDVSEEIKEQVALVITQFRRAKAQFDPPGFQLYEHLLFVYNQSYDVNTETAELRVICEKLQFLNVDDIKQESLALQKMVVDKGGYSQKNIHDMSLVVLKKIQDFLVMESGNNIVSPSEDFSHHTDEPYLKLCPQSLVIPDEFRCPISLELMKDPVIICTGQTYDRSCIKKWLEAGHRTCPMTQQILSTSILIPNHALYGLISSWCEANGVEPPKRSGNLWLCKTTSDGSSEFIDLDILVSKLSSNDIEELRCAVGEL
- the LOC121172605 gene encoding U-box domain-containing protein 13 isoform X3 codes for the protein MAEPEAESFRMLRNLTRIVIQISTLSSAASFVPILKPQCCDLARRIRFLAALFQELHDDIVSSRAVHFLALEDALFKAMELLRFATRASQVFTILDREQVMFGFTDVAVRFEHALSMISFGELDVSEEIKEQVALVITQFRRAKAQFDPPGFQLYEHLLFVYNQSYDVNTETAELRVICEKLQFLNVDDIKQESLALQKMVVDKGGYSQKNIHDMSLVVLKKIQDFLVMESGNNIVSPSEDFSHHTDEPYLKLCPQSLVIPDEFRCPISLELMKDPVIICTGQTYDRSCIKKWLEAGHRTCPMTQQILSTSILIPNHALYGLISSWCEANGVEPPKRSGNLWLCKTTSDGSSEFIDLDILVSKLSSNDIEELRCAVGEL
- the LOC121172605 gene encoding U-box domain-containing protein 13 isoform X2: MAEPEAESFRMLRNLTRIVIQISTLSSAASFVPILKPQCCDLARRIRFLAALFQELHDDIVSSRAVHFLALEDALFKAMELLRFATRASQILDREQVMFGFTDVAVRFEHALSMISFGELDVSEEIKEQVALVITQFRRAKAQFDPPGFQLYEHLLFVYNQSYDVNTETAELRVICEKLQFLNVDDIKQESLALQKMVVDKGGYSQKNIHDMSLVVLKKIQDFLVMESGNNIVSPSEDFSHHTDEPYLKLCPQSLVIPDEFRCPISLELMKDPVIICTGQTYDRSCIKKWLEAGHRTCPMTQQILSTSILIPNHALYGLISSWCEANGVEPPKRSGNLWLCKTTSDGSSEFIDLDILVSKLSSNDIEELRCAVGEHCIKIEHISSLPLSFSLSL
- the LOC121172605 gene encoding U-box domain-containing protein 13 isoform X1 is translated as MAEPEAESFRMLRNLTRIVIQISTLSSAASFVPILKPQCCDLARRIRFLAALFQELHDDIVSSRAVHFLALEDALFKAMELLRFATRASQVFTILDREQVMFGFTDVAVRFEHALSMISFGELDVSEEIKEQVALVITQFRRAKAQFDPPGFQLYEHLLFVYNQSYDVNTETAELRVICEKLQFLNVDDIKQESLALQKMVVDKGGYSQKNIHDMSLVVLKKIQDFLVMESGNNIVSPSEDFSHHTDEPYLKLCPQSLVIPDEFRCPISLELMKDPVIICTGQTYDRSCIKKWLEAGHRTCPMTQQILSTSILIPNHALYGLISSWCEANGVEPPKRSGNLWLCKTTSDGSSEFIDLDILVSKLSSNDIEELRCAVGEHCIKIEHISSLPLSFSLSL